The Quadrisphaera setariae nucleotide sequence GGGCTCCGTGACCTCGCAGTTCGAGCAGCACCTGCGCGCCGTGCTGGACCTCCCGCTGGGCTCGACCGCGCCGCGCGCCCGCTGGACGGTGATGGTCAACGCCCTCGGTGGCGACTACCCCGACCTCTTCCACTCCCACCTGCACGTCATGGCGCGCGACCCCGCCGTCAAGGTGCACCTGTACGGCAAGTCGGTGCGGCCCGGTCGCAAGATCGGGCACGTGACTGCGTGGGGTGACGACCTCGACGCCGTGCGCGCCCGCGCCGCGCACGCCGCCGACTACATCACCGGCACCGTCGACGGCTGAGCCTGCTCCTGTCGCCCATGATCACTGTGATCATGGGCGCTGCGCGCACGGCCCGCCGTGATCATGGGCGTTGTGCACACGCCGCCGCCGTGCCGCAGGTGACCGCGCTCACCTGCAGCACGGCAGTGGCAGGGTTCCTGCGTGGAGACGACGCCACCCGCCCGGCCCGCAGCCCCAGCGCCCGACCTGCGGGTCGAGGGGTGCACCGCGCTCGTGCACGGCCTCAGCGGTGACGACGGTCCGGACGGCATCGGCTTCGCCGAGGACGTCGACGTCGAGGTCAGCGGCGGTCTCATCACGCGCGTCGGCCCCGCGCGCGACAGGTCGGAGCCCCGGGGCGCCCCGCCACCCGCGGAGGTGCTCGACGGGCGGGGGCTCCTCGCCGTCCCCGGTCTCGTCAACTGCCACACGCACGCCGCGATGGTGCTGTTCCGGGGGGCTGCGGAGGACGTCGACGTCCACACCTGGTTCAACGGGCGGATCTGGCCGATGGAGTCGAACCTCACCGAGCGCGACGTGGAGCTGGGCGCCCTGCTCGCCTGCGCGGAGATGCTCCTCGGCGGGACGACGACGTTCGCCGACCACTACTTCCACATGGATGCCGTGGCCCGTGCCGTCGAGGTGAGCGGCGTCCGTGCGGACCTCGGGTGGGCCAGCTTCTCCTCCGACGGCCCAGCGGGGCGCGAGCGAGGGCTCGACTTCGCCCTGCGCCAGCGCGGAGCGGCCGCGGGCCGGATCACCACGAGCCTGGCGCCTCACGCCCCGTACACGGTGACCGAGCCGGACCTCGCGGTGGTCGCGGAGCAGGCGCGCGAGCACCACCTGCCGGTGCACCTCCACGCCGCGGAGACGCTGGAGCAGACGCGGGCGAGCCTGGAGCGCACCGGTGCCACCCCGGTGCAGGTGCTGGCACGCACCGGGCTGCTCGACGTCGAGGTCCTCGTGGCGCACGGCACCGGCGTCGTCGAGGCGGACCTGCCGCTGCTGGCCCAGGCCGCTGAGCGCGGCCTGGTGGGCGTGGCCTCCAGCCCGCGCTTCTACCTCAAGGCGGCCCACGGGACGACGCCCATCCGAGCCCTGACCAGCGCAGGCGTGCCCGTAGGGCTGGCCACCGACGGCGCCGCCAGCAACGGCGACCTCGACCTCTGGGCGAGCCTGGAGGTCACCTCGCTGGTGCAGAAGTCCCTCGGCGGCGAGGGCGACCCGACGTGGATGACCAGCCGGCAGGTGCTCCACCACGCGACCACCCAGAGCGCGCAGGCCCTCCACCTCGCCGACCCCCGCTCCTCCCGCGGCGCGGTGGGTCGCCTCGCGCCGGGGTTCCGGGCGGACGTCGCCCTGCTGGACCTGTCGGCGCCCCACCTGCAGCCCGTGCACGACCTGGCCGCGACGCTCGTGCACGCCACCCGTCCCGGTGACGTCCGGCACGTGGTGGTGGACGGTCGGGTGGTGGTGCGCGACCGTCGCGTCCTCACCGTGGACGTGCCGGCGGTGCTGGAGGAGCTGCGCCCCCGCCTCGCCGCCCTCACCCGGCGGGACGTCGGCCGCATCCAGACCTACCGGCCCTAGGACGGCGAGAGCCCCGGACGCGGTCAGCGTCCGGGGCTCTGGCCGTCGGGGTGTCGGGTGTCGTGGGGGATCGGTCAGGCGACGCGCGCCATCCCCTTCGAACGGCGGGCGATGCGCACGTGCACCCTGCCGCGCACGTCCGGACGGCTCAGCACGGTGGCGAGGTCGCGGCTGACCTCCACCACGGCGGCGTCCAGGGCGAGCAGGTCCACCTCGGGTTCGGCGGTGACGTCCAGCTCGGCGATCAGCTGACCGCGCTCGGAGACGACCTTGCCCGACGCCGAGCGGACCCCGGCGACCTCGGCGATGACCTGGGCGGCCACGGCGGCGGCGGCGTCGCCGTCGAGGGCCAGGGACCCCTTGGACGAGGAACCGGGCAGGCGCAGGGCGTCCGTGCCGCGGTGCGGGACGTGCGCCAGCAGCCACCACAGGGCCAGCAGCCCGAGCACGAGCGCGCCAGCGGCGGTGGCGTAGGGCCACCAGCCCTGCTGGGCGGCATCGGTCGCGCCCTGGGTGGAGATGGACTGCGGCCCGCTCAGGCCGACGTCGTCGAGCAGTCCGAGGCCCCAGGCGCCGACGGCGGCGCCACCGGCGACGAGCACGAGGCCCAGCACGAAGATCGCCAAGCGGTCGAAGCCCGCGGTCTTGCGGCTCATCTCAGGCTCCCTTCGAGCTGGTGGAGGAGGACACGGTCACGCGCGGAGGGGAGACCAGCGCCGACAGGGCGCGGTCCACGTCGCGCTGCACCGCGGAGGTCGTGGCGCTGTCGCCGGTGCTGGTGACGTCCACGGTGACCTTGCGGCGGGTCGCGGTGGCGGAGGCGTCCAGGACCCCGTCCACCTGCCGGGCGGCGCCGGCGGCGAGGCGGGCGACGTCGTTGGTGGTCAGGTGGGCGCCCAGGTCGCCGCGGAGGACGAGGGCTCGGCGCTTGCGCCGCGCGAAGGCGGTCACCAGCAGCACCAGGCCCAGCAGGACGGCGACGGCTGCGGGAGCCGCCAGCCACGTGGCCGGGGCCAGCCCGTCGGGTGCTGACAGCACCGCGCCCAGCCAGGTGCTCTGGCCGCCGTTGAGCCGGACCCACGCGTCCTGGCCCAGCACCACGGCGACCCCGAGGAGGAGGACGGCCAGCAGCGGGCCGAGCCAGCCGATGGTGCCGGCGCCGGTGGGCAGCGCCGCCGGGCGCAGCGGGCTGCCCTGGCCGGTCGCCTGCTGGCCGCGGGACCGGGTGCCCTCGGAGGTCGGTGCGGTGGGCGTGGTCACTGGACCCTCCTCGTGGCGGTGGCGCGCTGGTCGCGGACGACGGCGGAGATGGTGACGGTGACGGCGTCGGTCTCCACCGCGGCGAGCTGGGCCAGGCGGGTGGTGACGTGCTCGCGCACCTGCTGGGCGACCTGCGCCGCCGGGTGGGGCCAGACGAGGGCCACCTCGAGG carries:
- a CDS encoding amidohydrolase; amino-acid sequence: METTPPARPAAPAPDLRVEGCTALVHGLSGDDGPDGIGFAEDVDVEVSGGLITRVGPARDRSEPRGAPPPAEVLDGRGLLAVPGLVNCHTHAAMVLFRGAAEDVDVHTWFNGRIWPMESNLTERDVELGALLACAEMLLGGTTTFADHYFHMDAVARAVEVSGVRADLGWASFSSDGPAGRERGLDFALRQRGAAAGRITTSLAPHAPYTVTEPDLAVVAEQAREHHLPVHLHAAETLEQTRASLERTGATPVQVLARTGLLDVEVLVAHGTGVVEADLPLLAQAAERGLVGVASSPRFYLKAAHGTTPIRALTSAGVPVGLATDGAASNGDLDLWASLEVTSLVQKSLGGEGDPTWMTSRQVLHHATTQSAQALHLADPRSSRGAVGRLAPGFRADVALLDLSAPHLQPVHDLAATLVHATRPGDVRHVVVDGRVVVRDRRVLTVDVPAVLEELRPRLAALTRRDVGRIQTYRP
- a CDS encoding DUF6286 domain-containing protein; the encoded protein is MTTPTAPTSEGTRSRGQQATGQGSPLRPAALPTGAGTIGWLGPLLAVLLLGVAVVLGQDAWVRLNGGQSTWLGAVLSAPDGLAPATWLAAPAAVAVLLGLVLLVTAFARRKRRALVLRGDLGAHLTTNDVARLAAGAARQVDGVLDASATATRRKVTVDVTSTGDSATTSAVQRDVDRALSALVSPPRVTVSSSTSSKGA